In Candidatus Fusobacterium pullicola, the following are encoded in one genomic region:
- the rsmG gene encoding 16S rRNA (guanine(527)-N(7))-methyltransferase RsmG yields the protein MRDFLISGLKEIGVEYTEKKVDNLLKYLELLLEYNSHTNLTAMRDEKLIVEKHFLDSLLLQNLIKSDMKKAIDVGTGAGFPGMVLAIFNENINFTLMDSIGKKTKFLQMVKDELGLENVEVVTSRAEDFIDDNKRESYDLGLCRGVSKLSTILEYIIPFLKEGGVFLSQKMEGTGEEAEASNALKVLNSEIVEIFNLNLPFSKDPRVVIEIEKKAPTDKKYPRRAGIPLKRPL from the coding sequence GTGAGAGATTTCTTAATTTCTGGACTTAAAGAGATAGGTGTAGAATATACAGAAAAAAAAGTAGATAATTTATTAAAGTACTTAGAACTTTTATTAGAGTATAATTCACATACTAACTTAACAGCTATGAGAGATGAAAAGTTAATAGTAGAGAAGCATTTTTTAGATTCTTTACTTTTACAAAATTTAATAAAGAGTGACATGAAAAAAGCTATAGATGTAGGAACAGGAGCTGGATTTCCAGGAATGGTTTTGGCAATATTTAATGAAAATATTAACTTTACATTGATGGATTCTATAGGAAAGAAGACAAAGTTTTTACAGATGGTAAAAGATGAGTTAGGGCTTGAAAATGTGGAAGTAGTAACTTCTAGAGCTGAAGATTTTATTGATGACAATAAAAGAGAGAGTTATGATTTGGGACTTTGTAGAGGTGTATCGAAGCTAAGTACAATTCTAGAGTATATAATACCTTTCTTAAAAGAGGGAGGAGTATTTCTTTCTCAAAAGATGGAGGGAACAGGAGAGGAAGCAGAAGCTTCTAACGCTTTAAAAGTTTTAAATTCAGAAATAGTGGAGATATTTAACTTGAATCTACCATTCTCAAAGGATCCAAGAGTGGTAATAGAGATAGAAAAAAAAGCTCCAACAGATAAAAAATATCCTAGAAGAGCGGGAATACCATTAAAAAGACCTTTATAG
- a CDS encoding outer membrane protein assembly factor, producing the protein MRKQITVLLVFLLSIFSFADVTGYDIKKIEIVNNREIPYELILGSMKSKEGQKYATENMIADYKSIKDLGYVQDVSIYPTVYDGGIKLTVDITEKKDSKALLEEKGIIPLSEREKVDTTLIVSDIEIVGNTHVTTEEIRKMIPVQTGGYFSRNRVIEGHKNLIESGYFRDVIPDVVKSGKGVKVIYTILENPIINGINIIGNTVYTTDELMQVVKTEPGKIFNINTIREDRDRIIQKYQDGGYVLAEVTDIGLNGNLELEIYLSEGVVRNIEFKKMVTKQRGARRKATDDVLKTKDYVIAREVEFKKDEIFNSKAYDETVQNLMRLGHFKNVKYEVRDIPGDPDGKNIVLLLDEERTAILQGAISYGSEIGLLGTISIKDTNWKGKGQELGFTFEKSDKDYTSFSINFYDPWIKDTDRISWGWSIYKNTYEDDDSAMFHEIDTIGAKINIGKGITKNVRLSLGTKLEYVEESAELSKFYYNSSNGNYYWDSGYNLEAKGLDDKYYLWSLFPSITYDTRNHFWNPTAGEYVKFQVEGGYANGYDGNFFGNTTLELRKYHAGLFKKNTFAYRVVGGIMTDSTKEGQRFWVGGGSTLRGYDGGFYKGTKKLVGTIENRTQLNDILGFVVFFDIGRAWDYAGRDLSYQHNAQFAQDVAMSAGVGLRINTPIGPLRFDFGWPIRNDDASGMEFYFNMGQSF; encoded by the coding sequence ATGAGAAAGCAGATAACAGTTTTATTAGTTTTTCTATTAAGTATTTTTTCATTTGCTGATGTTACGGGATATGATATCAAAAAAATTGAAATAGTAAATAATAGAGAAATACCTTATGAACTTATACTTGGAAGTATGAAGTCAAAAGAGGGGCAAAAATATGCAACTGAAAATATGATAGCTGACTATAAGTCGATAAAAGACTTGGGGTATGTGCAAGATGTATCAATATATCCAACAGTTTACGATGGCGGGATAAAGTTAACAGTTGATATTACAGAGAAGAAGGATAGTAAGGCATTACTTGAAGAAAAAGGGATAATTCCTTTATCTGAAAGAGAGAAGGTAGATACAACTCTTATAGTTTCTGATATTGAAATTGTAGGAAATACTCATGTAACTACTGAAGAGATAAGAAAGATGATACCAGTACAAACTGGTGGATATTTTTCTAGAAATAGAGTAATAGAGGGACATAAAAACCTTATTGAGAGTGGGTATTTTAGAGATGTAATTCCAGATGTTGTAAAATCTGGAAAGGGAGTAAAGGTAATATACACTATACTTGAAAATCCTATTATCAATGGTATAAATATAATAGGTAATACTGTTTACACAACTGATGAATTAATGCAAGTTGTAAAAACTGAACCTGGAAAGATATTTAACATAAATACTATCAGAGAGGATAGAGATAGAATAATACAAAAATATCAAGATGGTGGATATGTTTTAGCAGAAGTTACAGATATAGGTTTAAATGGTAATCTTGAGCTTGAAATATATTTAAGTGAAGGTGTAGTGAGAAATATTGAGTTCAAGAAAATGGTAACAAAACAAAGAGGTGCTAGAAGAAAAGCTACTGATGATGTTTTAAAAACAAAAGATTATGTTATAGCAAGAGAGGTTGAGTTTAAAAAAGATGAGATTTTTAACTCGAAAGCTTATGATGAAACAGTACAAAATCTGATGAGATTAGGACATTTCAAAAATGTAAAGTATGAAGTGAGAGATATACCAGGAGATCCTGATGGAAAAAATATAGTTTTACTTCTAGATGAGGAGAGAACAGCTATATTACAAGGGGCAATCTCTTACGGTTCTGAGATAGGATTATTAGGAACTATATCTATTAAGGATACTAACTGGAAAGGTAAAGGGCAAGAATTAGGATTTACTTTTGAAAAATCAGATAAAGATTATACTAGCTTCTCAATCAATTTCTATGATCCTTGGATAAAGGATACAGATAGAATCTCTTGGGGATGGAGTATCTATAAAAATACATACGAAGATGATGACAGTGCAATGTTCCATGAAATAGATACAATAGGAGCTAAGATAAATATTGGAAAGGGAATTACTAAAAATGTAAGACTTAGCTTAGGAACTAAACTTGAGTATGTAGAGGAATCGGCAGAACTATCTAAATTTTACTATAACTCAAGTAATGGAAATTATTATTGGGATAGTGGATATAATTTAGAAGCAAAAGGTTTAGATGATAAATACTATTTATGGAGCTTATTCCCATCTATTACTTATGATACAAGAAACCATTTCTGGAATCCAACAGCTGGAGAGTATGTAAAATTCCAAGTAGAGGGTGGATATGCTAATGGATATGATGGAAATTTCTTTGGAAACACTACTCTTGAATTAAGAAAATATCATGCTGGATTATTTAAGAAAAACACTTTTGCCTATAGAGTTGTAGGTGGAATAATGACTGACTCTACTAAAGAGGGACAAAGATTCTGGGTAGGTGGAGGAAGCACACTTAGAGGATATGATGGTGGATTCTATAAAGGAACTAAAAAATTAGTTGGTACTATTGAAAATAGAACACAATTAAATGATATTTTAGGATTTGTCGTTTTCTTTGATATAGGAAGAGCTTGGGATTATGCAGGAAGAGATTTATCATATCAACACAATGCTCAATTTGCTCAAGATGTAGCTATGTCAGCGGGAGTTGGACTAAGAATTAACACGCCAATTGGACCATTAAGATTTGACTTTGGATGGCCAATAAGAAATGATGATGCAAGTGGAATGGAATTCTACTTCAATATGGGACAATCTTTCTAA
- a CDS encoding OmpH family outer membrane protein produces the protein MKKLAITMMALTLSVSALAEKIGFVNSQEAFSKYSQTKVIQENLNKEKNRLENEIKQKEVALQKSQLELQSKGNKLTDKEKQDFQKQVEAFQKFVRDSQTKLSKEEYTRMQEIEKTMNSAIDSVAKAGKYDYILEAGAVKFGGTDVTADVIKAMEKIKK, from the coding sequence ATGAAAAAACTAGCAATAACAATGATGGCACTAACTTTATCTGTATCAGCATTAGCTGAAAAGATAGGATTTGTAAATTCTCAGGAGGCTTTTTCAAAGTACTCTCAAACAAAAGTAATTCAAGAGAATTTAAATAAAGAGAAAAATAGATTAGAAAATGAGATTAAACAAAAAGAGGTAGCTCTTCAAAAATCTCAATTAGAACTTCAATCAAAGGGAAATAAATTAACTGATAAAGAGAAACAAGATTTCCAAAAACAAGTTGAAGCTTTCCAAAAATTTGTAAGAGATTCACAAACAAAATTAAGTAAAGAAGAATATACAAGAATGCAAGAAATAGAGAAGACAATGAATTCAGCTATAGATTCAGTAGCTAAAGCTGGAAAATATGATTACATATTAGAAGCTGGAGCAGTTAAATTTGGAGGAACAGATGTTACTGCTGACGTTATAAAGGCTATGGAGAAAATAAAAAAATAG
- the lpxD gene encoding UDP-3-O-(3-hydroxymyristoyl)glucosamine N-acyltransferase, with translation MKYSINELVNLLKCEIKGDLSLEYVSGLAPFFQAQEDSITFASDEKFLKKLNETKAKVVLVPDIPLPNLGKMYLVVKENPRTLMPKLLSFFKREVKPFEKMIEDSSKIGKNVKLAPNVYIGHDTVIGDNVTIYPNVTIGEGVEIGEGTIIYSNVTVREFCKIGKNCVIQPGAVIGSDGFGFVKVNGNNTKIDQIGSVVIEDNVEIGANTTIDRGAIGDTIIKKYTKIDNLVQIAHNDIIGENCLIVSQVGIAGSVEVGNNTTLAGQVGVAGHLKIGSNVVIAAKSGVAGNVEDNQILSGYPLMDHREDLKVKISMKKVPELIKKVRDLEKKLQEK, from the coding sequence ATGAAATATAGTATAAATGAATTAGTAAACCTCTTAAAGTGTGAGATAAAGGGAGATTTAAGTCTAGAATATGTTTCTGGACTTGCTCCCTTTTTTCAGGCTCAAGAGGATAGTATCACATTTGCTTCAGATGAGAAGTTTTTAAAAAAATTAAATGAGACAAAGGCTAAAGTAGTTTTAGTTCCAGATATTCCACTACCTAATCTAGGAAAGATGTATCTAGTAGTAAAGGAAAATCCAAGAACTCTTATGCCAAAACTTTTAAGTTTCTTTAAAAGAGAGGTAAAACCTTTTGAAAAGATGATAGAGGATTCAAGTAAAATAGGCAAGAATGTAAAACTAGCTCCAAATGTATATATAGGACATGATACAGTGATTGGAGATAATGTTACTATATATCCTAATGTAACTATTGGAGAAGGAGTAGAGATAGGAGAAGGAACTATAATTTACTCAAATGTAACAGTTAGGGAGTTTTGTAAAATAGGTAAAAATTGTGTAATTCAACCTGGAGCTGTGATAGGTTCAGATGGATTTGGATTTGTTAAGGTAAATGGAAATAATACCAAGATAGATCAAATAGGGAGCGTAGTAATAGAGGACAATGTAGAGATAGGTGCTAATACTACAATAGATAGAGGAGCTATCGGAGATACAATTATAAAAAAATATACAAAGATAGATAATCTAGTACAAATAGCTCATAATGATATAATTGGAGAAAATTGTTTAATAGTTTCACAAGTAGGGATAGCTGGAAGTGTAGAGGTAGGAAATAATACTACATTAGCTGGACAAGTTGGAGTAGCTGGACATCTAAAAATAGGAAGTAATGTTGTTATAGCAGCTAAATCTGGAGTAGCTGGAAATGTAGAGGATAATCAAATACTTTCAGGATATCCACTTATGGATCATAGAGAGGATTTAAAAGTAAAAATTTCTATGAAAAAAGTTCCAGAATTAATAAAAAAAGTGAGAGATTTAGAGAAAAAATTACAGGAAAAGTAA
- a CDS encoding TIGR03936 family radical SAM-associated protein: MKKRVYFDKYGEMKFISHLDLLRFFERLFNKAEIPVKYSEGFHPRPKMSFGSPISLGTEAYNEVMDFETDAKISNEEVLKRLNESGVLGFRVHKVEEVPRKSSIMEEYTNMLYEVEGSKEDMDKLEELFNRDEILEVREKKGKTVTRNLKERLKCYSRVGNKMSMEIINTSPNSYLEMVGIEQQNVQIKRLGYKAN, translated from the coding sequence ATGAAAAAAAGAGTTTATTTTGACAAGTATGGAGAGATGAAGTTTATATCCCATCTAGACTTATTGAGATTTTTTGAAAGACTTTTTAATAAAGCAGAGATTCCTGTAAAATATAGTGAAGGTTTTCATCCAAGACCTAAGATGTCTTTTGGAAGTCCTATATCCTTAGGAACAGAGGCTTATAACGAAGTTATGGACTTTGAAACAGATGCAAAGATTTCAAATGAGGAAGTTTTAAAAAGACTCAATGAGAGTGGTGTTTTGGGATTCAGAGTACATAAAGTAGAAGAAGTTCCTAGAAAATCCTCGATAATGGAAGAGTATACTAATATGTTATATGAAGTTGAGGGTTCAAAAGAGGATATGGATAAACTTGAAGAGCTTTTTAATCGTGATGAAATATTAGAAGTGAGAGAGAAAAAGGGAAAAACTGTCACTAGAAATTTAAAAGAGAGATTAAAATGTTATTCAAGAGTTGGAAATAAGATGTCTATGGAAATTATAAATACCTCTCCAAACTCATATTTAGAGATGGTAGGAATTGAGCAACAAAATGTTCAGATAAAAAGATTGGGTTATAAAGCAAATTAG
- the serS gene encoding serine--tRNA ligase, producing the protein MLELKFIRENREKVEEMLRNRNSSLTLDEFFQLDDQRREILGEVEALKQKRNVESNEIARLKKEKQDAAALIEEMGKVSAQIKELDTKLAEVEEKLTYIQMTIPNMYQDGTPVGEDENANVEIRRWGTPREFTFEPKAHWDIGEDLGILDFERGSKLGGSRFVLYRGLGARVERALINFMLDLHTTEHGYTEHITPFLVKREICEGTGQLPKFEDDMYRTSDDMFLISTSEITMTNIHRKEILEEKELPKYYTAYSPCFRREAGSYGKDVKGIIRLHQFNKVEMVKITNQESSYDELEKMVNNAEEVLKRLELPYRVIQLCTGDLGFGAAKTYDIEVWLPSQKKYREISSCSNCEGFQARRMGLKYRPNGSSKSEYCHTLNGSGLAVGRTLVAIMENYQQEDGSFLIPKALVPYMGGVEVVKK; encoded by the coding sequence ATGTTAGAGTTAAAATTCATACGTGAAAACAGAGAAAAAGTAGAAGAGATGTTAAGAAATAGAAATAGCAGCTTAACACTTGATGAGTTCTTTCAATTAGATGATCAAAGAAGAGAAATCTTAGGAGAAGTAGAGGCATTAAAACAAAAGAGAAATGTAGAATCTAATGAAATTGCTAGATTAAAAAAAGAGAAACAAGATGCCGCAGCTTTAATAGAAGAGATGGGAAAAGTATCTGCTCAAATAAAAGAGTTAGATACAAAATTAGCTGAAGTAGAGGAAAAATTAACATATATTCAAATGACAATCCCAAATATGTATCAAGATGGAACTCCAGTAGGAGAAGATGAAAATGCAAACGTTGAGATAAGAAGATGGGGAACTCCTAGAGAGTTTACTTTTGAACCAAAAGCTCACTGGGATATAGGAGAAGATCTAGGAATTTTAGATTTTGAAAGAGGATCAAAACTTGGAGGATCAAGATTTGTATTATATAGAGGTTTAGGAGCAAGAGTAGAGAGAGCATTAATTAACTTTATGCTAGATTTGCATACAACAGAGCATGGATATACTGAGCATATAACTCCATTCCTAGTGAAGAGAGAGATATGTGAAGGAACAGGACAACTTCCTAAATTTGAAGATGATATGTATAGAACATCTGATGATATGTTCCTAATTTCAACTTCTGAAATTACTATGACAAATATTCACAGAAAAGAAATTTTAGAAGAGAAAGAATTACCTAAATACTATACAGCTTACTCTCCATGTTTTAGAAGAGAAGCAGGTTCTTATGGTAAAGATGTAAAAGGTATAATTAGACTTCACCAATTTAACAAAGTAGAAATGGTAAAGATAACAAACCAAGAATCATCTTATGATGAGTTAGAAAAAATGGTAAACAATGCTGAAGAGGTATTAAAAAGACTTGAATTACCATATAGAGTTATCCAATTATGTACTGGAGACTTAGGATTTGGAGCAGCAAAAACTTATGATATCGAAGTATGGTTACCATCTCAAAAGAAATATAGAGAGATATCTTCATGTTCTAACTGTGAAGGATTCCAAGCTAGAAGAATGGGACTTAAATATAGACCTAATGGAAGCTCAAAAAGTGAGTACTGCCATACTTTAAATGGTTCTGGATTAGCAGTAGGAAGAACTCTAGTAGCTATAATGGAAAACTATCAACAAGAAGATGGATCATTCTTAATACCAAAAGCTTTAGTACCATATATGGGAGGAGTAGAAGTTGTTAAGAAGTAG
- a CDS encoding energy-coupling factor transporter transmembrane protein EcfT, translating to MLRSSLLILLIFNIFINNLLYIGVATLILVLLNIFYNKNFKENLGRVKFLFFLYFITCLLQIFYTQEGEVLFKISRFYVTKEGMYNFLLNYLRVFNLLLLSWIVVANGIINTKYSKYQNIIENVIELVPQALLLIKKRMRIKWFFRYILKQIKVKN from the coding sequence TTGTTAAGAAGTAGTTTATTGATACTACTAATCTTTAATATCTTCATAAATAATTTACTATATATAGGAGTAGCTACACTTATACTTGTACTACTAAATATATTTTATAACAAAAATTTTAAAGAAAATTTAGGAAGAGTAAAATTTTTATTCTTCCTATACTTTATAACTTGCTTACTACAGATTTTTTACACTCAAGAGGGTGAAGTTTTATTCAAAATATCTAGATTTTATGTAACAAAAGAGGGAATGTATAATTTTTTATTAAATTATCTTAGGGTATTCAATCTTTTATTATTATCGTGGATAGTGGTAGCAAATGGAATAATTAATACAAAATATAGCAAATATCAAAATATTATTGAAAATGTAATTGAATTAGTTCCTCAGGCTCTTTTACTTATAAAAAAGAGAATGAGAATAAAATGGTTTTTTAGGTATATTTTAAAACAAATAAAAGTAAAAAACTGA
- the fba gene encoding class II fructose-1,6-bisphosphate aldolase — protein sequence MGYNYKDLGLSNTKEMFAKANANGYAVPAFNFNNMEMALAIVEACAEMGSPVILQCSKGALSYMGVEVTPLLAKAAVDRARSMGSDIPVALHLDHGPDLATVKTCIEAGFSSVMIDGSHYDFAKNIEISREVVEYAHSKDVTVEAELGVLAGIEDDVHAETHTYTNPDEVEEFVSKTGVDSLAIAIGTSHGAHKFKPGEDPKLRLDILEEIERRIPGFPIVLHGSSAVPQQYTAMIKEFGGEVKDAIGIPDAELRKASKSAVAKINVDTDGRLAFTAAIRRVLGTTPKEFDPRKYLGAAKEEMKAYYKTKIVDVFGSEGAYKKGTK from the coding sequence ATGGGATACAATTATAAAGATTTAGGTCTTTCAAACACAAAAGAAATGTTTGCAAAAGCAAATGCAAACGGATATGCTGTACCAGCTTTCAACTTTAACAATATGGAAATGGCTCTAGCTATAGTTGAAGCTTGTGCTGAAATGGGTTCACCAGTTATATTACAATGTTCAAAAGGAGCTTTATCTTATATGGGTGTAGAAGTAACTCCATTATTAGCTAAAGCTGCAGTAGATAGAGCAAGAAGTATGGGATCTGACATTCCAGTAGCTTTACACCTAGACCATGGACCAGACTTAGCAACTGTTAAAACTTGTATAGAAGCAGGATTTTCATCTGTAATGATCGACGGATCTCACTATGATTTTGCTAAAAATATAGAAATCTCTAGAGAAGTTGTTGAGTATGCTCACTCTAAAGATGTAACAGTAGAAGCTGAATTAGGAGTTTTAGCTGGAATCGAAGATGACGTTCATGCAGAAACTCATACATATACAAATCCAGACGAAGTTGAAGAGTTTGTAAGCAAAACAGGAGTTGATTCATTAGCAATAGCTATCGGAACATCTCACGGAGCACACAAATTCAAACCAGGTGAAGATCCTAAATTAAGACTAGATATATTAGAAGAAATCGAAAGAAGAATCCCAGGATTCCCAATCGTATTACACGGATCATCAGCTGTACCTCAACAATATACAGCAATGATAAAAGAGTTTGGCGGAGAAGTTAAAGATGCTATCGGTATACCAGATGCAGAATTAAGAAAAGCTTCTAAATCAGCAGTAGCTAAAATAAACGTTGATACTGACGGAAGATTAGCTTTCACAGCAGCTATCAGAAGAGTATTAGGAACAACTCCAAAAGAGTTTGATCCAAGAAAATACTTAGGAGCAGCTAAAGAAGAAATGAAAGCTTACTACAAAACTAAAATCGTTGATGTTTTTGGTTCTGAAGGAGCTTACAAAAAAGGAACTAAATAG